In Streptococcus respiraculi, one DNA window encodes the following:
- the xerS gene encoding tyrosine recombinase XerS, translating into MRRELLLEKIEQLKEVMPWYVLDYYQSKLAVPYSFTTLYEYLKEYRRFFEWLMEADLVSVTSISEISLDTLEHLTKKDMEAFILYLRERPLLNANTTQNGVSQTTINRTLSALSSLYKYLTEEVENEQGEPYFYRNVMKKVSTKKKKETLAARAENIKQKLFLGDETMDFLDYVDTQYQVNLSKRALSSFQKNKERDLAILALLLASGVRLSEAVNLNLSDVNIKMMMIEVTRKGGKRDSVNVANFAKTYLENYLAIRQQRYKAEKTDIAFFLSEYRGLPNRMDASSIEKMVAKYSADFKIRVTPHKLRHTLATRLYDATKSQVLVSHQLGHANTQVTDLYTHIVNDEQKNALDKL; encoded by the coding sequence ATGCGTCGTGAATTATTACTGGAAAAAATTGAGCAATTAAAGGAGGTCATGCCTTGGTATGTTTTAGACTACTACCAATCCAAGTTGGCTGTTCCGTACAGTTTTACTACCTTGTATGAATACTTGAAAGAATATCGTCGTTTTTTTGAATGGCTGATGGAGGCCGACTTGGTATCTGTAACAAGCATTTCAGAAATTTCTTTGGATACTCTGGAACATTTGACCAAGAAAGACATGGAAGCCTTTATCTTGTATTTACGCGAAAGGCCCTTGCTGAATGCTAATACGACTCAAAATGGGGTCTCGCAGACGACGATAAACCGCACCTTGTCTGCCCTTTCGAGCCTTTATAAATATTTGACTGAAGAGGTCGAAAACGAGCAAGGCGAGCCCTATTTTTACCGCAATGTCATGAAAAAAGTTTCCACCAAGAAGAAAAAAGAGACCCTTGCTGCTAGGGCGGAAAACATCAAGCAAAAGCTCTTTTTAGGCGATGAAACAATGGACTTTTTGGACTATGTGGACACCCAGTATCAGGTCAACCTATCGAAACGTGCACTCTCTTCTTTCCAGAAAAATAAGGAGCGTGATTTGGCGATTTTGGCACTTCTCCTTGCTTCTGGTGTGCGGCTGTCAGAGGCGGTTAATCTCAATCTCTCTGATGTTAATATAAAGATGATGATGATTGAGGTGACTCGAAAAGGTGGCAAACGGGATTCGGTCAACGTGGCAAATTTCGCCAAAACCTACCTGGAGAATTATCTTGCCATTCGTCAGCAACGGTACAAGGCTGAAAAGACCGACATCGCCTTCTTTTTATCTGAATACCGTGGTCTACCCAATCGTATGGATGCCTCAAGTATCGAAAAAATGGTTGCCAAATACTCTGCCGACTTCAAGATTCGGGTGACCCCTCACAAACTCCGACATACACTAGCTACCCGTCTCTATGATGCGACCAAGTCTCAGGTTTTGGTCAGTCACCAACTGGGGCATGCCAATACTCAGGTAACAGACCTTTATACCCATATCGTCAATGATGAACAAAAAAATGCTCTGGATAAATTATAA
- a CDS encoding sensor histidine kinase, with translation MMIKFLKEYAGWYLVYFIIGISIVVLFLLYQLPFDFLLQSLFFTSILLAIWTVWLFFHFKRKQEIIENFTGEIKGTELNLPSDLAYLALLEREKEASNALILAYKSRENEWQSVVKMWSHQMKVPLAALSLMSQTNQLSQTEVNHQLLRLDNYMTNLLNYMKLSNQTSDFRFEMIEVRELIVDLVKKYRSQFLQKELSLDIKGEWQVKSDRKWLSFALSQVIDNAIKYSQNKKSIIIHLENGVTIIDQGIGILPEDLPRLFDEGFTGYNGREHQKASGFGLYLTKRVLTQLALSIDISSQIDQGTQVRIWKK, from the coding sequence ATGATGATAAAATTTTTAAAAGAATATGCTGGTTGGTACCTCGTGTATTTCATCATCGGGATCAGTATAGTAGTCCTGTTTCTTCTCTATCAGCTTCCATTTGATTTCCTCTTACAAAGTCTCTTTTTTACCAGTATCCTCCTTGCTATCTGGACTGTTTGGCTATTTTTTCATTTTAAACGAAAACAAGAAATCATTGAAAACTTTACGGGAGAAATAAAAGGAACAGAGCTCAATTTGCCATCTGATTTGGCTTATTTAGCCTTGTTAGAACGCGAGAAAGAAGCAAGTAACGCCCTCATCCTTGCCTACAAATCTCGTGAAAATGAGTGGCAGTCCGTGGTCAAAATGTGGTCTCACCAGATGAAAGTCCCCTTGGCTGCCCTCTCTTTGATGAGCCAAACAAATCAGCTTTCTCAAACTGAGGTCAATCACCAATTACTGCGACTTGACAATTATATGACAAATCTTCTCAATTACATGAAGTTGTCCAATCAGACCAGTGATTTTCGCTTTGAGATGATTGAGGTTCGAGAACTGATTGTCGACTTGGTTAAAAAGTACCGCAGTCAGTTTTTGCAAAAGGAGTTGAGTCTTGACATAAAAGGGGAATGGCAGGTAAAGAGCGATCGGAAGTGGCTATCCTTTGCCCTGTCCCAAGTGATCGATAACGCTATTAAGTACAGTCAAAATAAAAAATCCATTATCATTCATCTGGAAAATGGCGTCACGATTATCGATCAGGGGATTGGAATTTTACCAGAGGATCTTCCCCGCTTATTTGACGAAGGATTTACCGGTTACAATGGGCGTGAACATCAGAAAGCCAGTGGATTTGGTCTTTATTTGACCAAACGGGTGCTCACCCAGTTAGCCTTATCGATTGATATTAGCAGTCAAATTGATCAAGGAACTCAGGTTCGTATTTGGAAGAAGTAG
- a CDS encoding phosphomannomutase/phosphoglucomutase, whose amino-acid sequence MSHHVLQNGSDIRGIAIATDELAVNLTPEAVTKIVRGLVYWLCQDDELDKIYQAGRLTIGIGRDSRLSGPSLVEAFTTEAVRLGAQVIDFGLATTPALFMSTQYEEFACHAGVMVTASHLPYYFNGIKIFSRKGGAEHEDIACILEHDQDLGEQAGGAVTTADLLTPYAADLVGKIRQANQGQERPLDGLHIIVDAGNGAGGFFADKVLRVLGADTTGSQFLDPDGTFPNHIPNPDNKEAMASIQAAVLKHQADLGIIFDTDVDRAALVTKSGEILNRNNLIAILAQIILQEHPGTSIVTNSPTSEHLKRFIEELGGKQIRYISGYRNVINKAIETNQAGIDCQLAIETSGHAAFKENYFLDDGTYAAAKILMLLPRLQAEGTSLDDLIAQLKQPVETQEVRFKLEAEDYRALGQQVIADLQAQTIEGFQFNPENEEGVRFDVTAPYGDGWFLLRMSLHEPLLVLQVENDHSGYILPILRRLSEFLATYPQVNQTKMKEIIEQ is encoded by the coding sequence ATGTCACATCATGTTTTGCAAAATGGTTCAGATATTCGCGGGATTGCGATTGCAACAGACGAATTAGCAGTTAATTTGACTCCAGAAGCGGTCACAAAGATTGTGCGCGGCTTGGTCTACTGGCTTTGTCAAGATGACGAGCTAGATAAGATTTATCAGGCTGGTAGACTGACGATCGGGATTGGACGAGATAGCCGCCTTAGCGGTCCTAGTCTAGTTGAAGCCTTTACAACAGAAGCGGTGCGACTAGGAGCTCAAGTCATTGATTTCGGTCTAGCTACCACTCCAGCCCTCTTTATGAGTACCCAATATGAGGAATTTGCCTGTCATGCTGGCGTTATGGTAACGGCTAGTCACTTGCCGTATTATTTCAATGGAATTAAAATCTTTAGCCGAAAAGGTGGCGCAGAACACGAAGATATCGCCTGCATTCTAGAGCACGATCAAGATTTAGGGGAACAAGCAGGTGGAGCAGTGACAACCGCAGATTTGTTAACACCATATGCCGCAGATTTGGTTGGTAAAATTCGCCAAGCTAACCAAGGACAAGAAAGACCGCTTGATGGCTTGCACATTATTGTTGATGCAGGAAATGGGGCAGGAGGCTTCTTTGCAGACAAGGTTCTTCGGGTCTTGGGAGCTGATACAACTGGCTCACAATTTCTAGACCCAGACGGCACTTTCCCAAATCATATTCCAAACCCAGATAATAAGGAAGCCATGGCTAGTATTCAGGCTGCTGTATTGAAACATCAGGCGGATTTGGGGATTATCTTTGATACCGATGTCGACCGTGCTGCCTTAGTGACTAAATCAGGCGAGATTTTAAATCGAAACAATCTCATTGCCATCCTTGCTCAAATCATTTTGCAGGAACACCCAGGCACAAGTATTGTCACCAATTCACCAACTTCAGAACATTTAAAACGCTTTATTGAAGAGTTGGGTGGCAAGCAGATTCGCTATATTTCAGGTTATCGCAATGTCATCAATAAGGCTATTGAGACCAATCAAGCTGGCATTGATTGCCAGTTAGCGATTGAAACTTCTGGGCATGCGGCCTTTAAAGAAAATTATTTCCTTGATGATGGTACCTACGCCGCAGCAAAAATCCTCATGCTCTTGCCACGTTTACAAGCAGAAGGAACTAGCTTAGATGACTTAATTGCTCAATTGAAACAGCCAGTAGAAACGCAAGAAGTCCGCTTTAAACTAGAAGCAGAAGACTACAGAGCGCTTGGTCAACAAGTGATTGCAGACTTACAAGCTCAAACGATTGAAGGCTTCCAATTTAATCCTGAAAATGAAGAAGGAGTGCGTTTTGATGTAACTGCTCCATACGGTGACGGTTGGTTCTTGTTGCGAATGAGTCTCCATGAGCCGCTTTTGGTCCTCCAAGTAGAAAATGATCATTCAGGCTACATTTTGCCAATTCTCAGACGTCTCTCTGAATTTTTAGCCACCTATCCTCAGGTAAATCAAACAAAGATGAAAGAAATTATTGAGCAATAA